In Leptospira langatensis, a single window of DNA contains:
- the grpE gene encoding nucleotide exchange factor GrpE translates to MQGNDREMSQEEAVATSSGENPGEAKQPETAENSLRKELDAAKKEIESLKDSWTRERAEFQNYKRRTAQEFSNIKREAVKSLVASFLTPIDNLDRVRSGVNVTEELKPFVEGVEMILKEFYSVLEKSNVFRHAPQGEPFDPTLMEALSSEEGDQYSEETVIEVYQAGFYIKDNEDKFSLRPARVRIGKPKA, encoded by the coding sequence ATGCAAGGAAATGATAGAGAGATGAGCCAAGAAGAAGCGGTAGCAACCTCTTCGGGAGAGAATCCTGGAGAAGCAAAACAACCGGAAACCGCAGAAAATTCTTTGCGCAAGGAATTGGATGCTGCAAAGAAAGAGATCGAATCCTTAAAGGATTCCTGGACCCGTGAGAGAGCGGAGTTCCAGAACTATAAGAGAAGGACCGCCCAAGAATTCTCCAATATCAAGAGAGAAGCGGTCAAGTCTCTCGTGGCGAGTTTTCTGACTCCGATCGATAATTTGGATCGTGTAAGGTCCGGTGTAAACGTTACGGAAGAGCTTAAGCCTTTCGTTGAAGGTGTGGAAATGATCTTGAAAGAGTTCTATTCCGTATTAGAGAAATCGAATGTTTTTAGACATGCTCCTCAGGGAGAACCGTTCGATCCTACTCTGATGGAAGCTCTTTCTTCGGAAGAAGGCGATCAGTATTCCGAAGAGACTGTGATCGAAGTTTATCAGGCAGGCTTCTATATTAAGGATAACGAGGATAAGTTCTCCTTAAGACCTGCGAGAGTTAGGATAGGGAAACCGAAGGCTTAA
- the hrcA gene encoding heat-inducible transcriptional repressor HrcA: protein MELSPRHRMILKATVDEFIQENRPVGSKTLFDKHDIGLSPASIRTVLKELEDMGYLASRHISGGRIPTERGYRFYVDSLVVVYELTIKEKQRIQEEYLKMQFKLDQILKATASVLASLSNSAGVVLGPAKSLDTLKHVELIHVHGDEVLMIMVMRSGAVLNRSVFLDRNYSQEELYQISKYLNDNAKGYDMFEIQEKVIPSLLLRKDGPLDFYKVSNVLSAAMTPDNSEVSLYIDGLKNLYGRFRDDEEERLNQVLALLDDKRFLTGMFGEYSEHDGVYTVIGKDGDGLMGGVSIITSGYRMGEKRIGAMGIIGPQRMDYHRALPLVDFTSKLVSEMITRISK from the coding sequence ATGGAACTCTCCCCGAGACATAGGATGATCCTCAAGGCCACTGTGGACGAATTCATTCAAGAGAATCGTCCGGTTGGCTCCAAGACCTTGTTTGATAAGCATGATATTGGTCTTTCTCCGGCGTCCATTCGGACGGTGTTGAAAGAGCTCGAGGACATGGGCTATCTTGCTTCCCGTCATATCTCGGGCGGTAGGATCCCTACAGAGCGTGGGTATCGTTTCTATGTGGATTCTTTGGTGGTGGTTTACGAACTCACGATCAAGGAGAAGCAGAGGATCCAAGAAGAATACCTGAAGATGCAGTTTAAGCTGGATCAGATCCTGAAAGCGACTGCAAGCGTTCTTGCGAGCCTTTCGAACTCTGCGGGTGTGGTTCTCGGTCCTGCCAAGAGCTTGGATACTCTCAAGCATGTGGAATTGATCCATGTGCATGGGGACGAGGTCCTCATGATCATGGTCATGAGATCGGGTGCGGTCCTGAACCGTAGCGTATTCTTAGATCGGAATTATAGCCAGGAGGAATTGTATCAGATCTCCAAGTATCTGAACGATAACGCCAAGGGCTACGACATGTTCGAGATCCAGGAGAAGGTGATCCCTTCCCTTCTTCTGAGAAAGGATGGTCCATTAGATTTTTATAAAGTGTCTAATGTGCTTTCTGCGGCGATGACTCCCGATAATTCGGAGGTTTCGCTTTATATCGACGGGCTCAAGAACCTCTACGGTAGGTTCCGGGACGACGAAGAAGAGAGATTGAATCAGGTCCTCGCTCTTCTGGACGATAAGAGGTTCCTGACGGGTATGTTTGGGGAATATTCCGAACATGACGGTGTGTATACCGTGATCGGCAAGGACGGTGACGGTTTGATGGGCGGTGTGAGCATTATCACATCCGGTTATAGGATGGGCGAGAAGAGGATCGGTGCCATGGGGATCATTGGTCCTCAGAGAATGGACTACCATCGTGCCCTTCCTTTGGTGGACTTTACTTCGAAACTCGTTTCGGAGATGATCACGCGCATTAGTAAGTAG